The genomic DNA AAACAAAAGCTAAACTCAGGCCACCTTCACAGTAAAAACAAGTGATCAGACGTGGATGAACCTTCTGTTTAAATCTGTGTTCtaatcagaaaaaattgggacagatgGAAAaagcagagtttcttacatttaatttgacttttattttattgcagacattatgaatccaagatatttcatcCTTTGTGTGGTCTACTTTTTTACTCACGAATAtatatccattcctgcatttcagttaagcaacacatttcaaaaaagttgggacaggggaaatttagggctagtaatcatGATGACTGTAAGATCTCGATTTGAATTAGTCCAGATCTTCTAAGACAAAGACGaacaggaccatccagactgtaatcagcaacaagttcaaaagccagggtatgtcatggtatggggctgtgtcagtgcccttggcaaaggtcatttacacttctgtgatggcagaattaatgcagaaaagtacatcgagatcttagagcaacatgtgctgccttcaagacgtcatcttttccagggacgtccgtgcatttttcaacaagacaatgcagaaccacatgctgcacacattacaaaggcatggctgaggaagaacagggtacgggtactgaactggcctgcctgcagtcctgacctgtccccaatagagagcAAACGACAACCCTGTACTATTGCACactaaaatgtgaatgtaaaactaaaactagaatgggacaaaacatcggaaacacttcattgcttggtCTCCATGgtgccaaaatgtattttaagagtggtgaaaaggaatggcgacattacaaagagtaaaaatgtaaatgctttactgtcccaaattttttggtatgtgttgcagacctgaaatgcatgaatggGTGTATATAAACCAATAAAATGAAGTCAACACAAATGTAAAAACACTGCAGGTCCTTATGTGCactttctatactgtcccaacttactctgatttgggcttgtatATAAGTACAGCAAGCATTATGTAAGTATCTCATTACGCACTAATGACATTGTATTTTTATCCATCCTTGCACACATAATGGTGGATTCATTAgatattcagaccccttgacgttTTGACACTTTGTTTTCTTGTAGATTTGATTCTGAGTGGGTACACTTGCTATTACACCCATTAATCTACAGTTAATCACCCATAAGTTCAACATTTAAGTCTAATTGTTTTTAGACTTAAATCTCTTAACATACTCAGAccatttgtttaatattttaagagGCCTCATTAAACTTTATAACTTAGTAATTAGAAAAGGTGTCCGCATACTGTTAGCTATGTAGTGTacatatgtacaccgatcagccataacattaaaaccacctccttgtttctacactcactgtccattttatcagctccacttaccatatagaagcactttgtagttctacaattactgactgtagtccatctgtttctctacatactttttagcctgctttcatgctgttcttcaatggtcaggacacgcacaggaccagtacagagcaggtattatttgggtggtggatcattctcagcactgcagtgacactgacggtgatggtggtggtgtgttagtgtgtgttgtgctggtatgagtggatcagacacagcagcgctgatggaggttttaaacacctcaccgtcactgctggactaagaatagtccaccaaccaaaaaaaatccagccaacagcgccccgtgggcagcgtcctgtgaccactgatgaaggtctagaaaatgaccaactcaaacagcagcaatagatgagcgatcgtctctgactttacatcaacaacacacactaacacaacaccaccaccatgtcagtgtcactgcagtgctgagaatgatccaccacctaaataatacctactctgtagtggtcctgtgggggtcctgaccattgaagaacagcctgaaagggggctaaaaatgtatatagagaaacagatggactacagtcagtaattgtagaactacaaagtgcttctatatggtaagtggagctgataaaatggacaatgtgtgtagaaacaaggaggtggttttaatgttatggctgatcggtgtacataaaaTCACACTTAAGCCATAAGCCTTGAATTTTTGAGCTTACTATGCAGAAAGCACCTAATGCTAAGCTGATAAACAGAGCTGCACATGAGGAAGGATCTTTTTTCATTACAGTCACGTCAAGCTAGAGGAACTCAGTGGACCCACCCCAACAAGGTCAGGTCACTGATTACCGATTCATAAGGATATGGCCTTCAGCCAAATTCCAATCAGTTACAATCTTTTCCCCGTAGCAtgcaccccccccacacacacacacttcctcaaCCTTATCTGCATGTTCTCCAGCTCATCAACTCTAATTCTCTTTTTCTTTACTCTTCACTTTTAGCTAAAATGACTCAGCTTTAACTTGACACTACAGATAAGGAACCAAAAGAATGTGTGTttttcagttccacttaccagtAAGGATGGTCTGAAAAGCAGTCTCAACGTTGGTAGAATCAAGAGCTGATGTCTCGAGGAAAGACAGCCCATTTTTCTCTGTAGGCACAAGATACATTCATTCAGTAAGTTAGCACCTTAAATCTTCAGTCAtctacctcacacacacacacacactgcttttAGACACTCATTTGTTCTTGCCTTATTACAATATGTCCTAAACAAGGTCATAATAGAAACAGATCCAAAGCATTAGCGGGAAGGCCCGACACGAAATGTCTCTCTGACCTGCGAATGCACGCGCCTCGTCGGTGGGTACAGCACGTAGGTGGCGAAGGTCGCTTTTGTTGCCAACCAGCATGATGACGATGTTGCTGTCTGCGTGGTCTCTGAGCTCTTTCAGCCAGCGCTCTACATTCTCATAGGTCAGGTGTTTGGCAATGTCGTACACCAAGAGAGCCCCCACAGCACCGCGGTAGTACCTTGAAACCAAAACAAAAATTCTAACTTACACCTGAAATCTTAATTTGAGTTCCGGTTGTATACATATGTAGTTTGTGGACATATTTTAGGTTAACTGGTGAAAGTACATACATGGCAAGAATCacaaaacacacagaatgaCACTGAAACAGCTTGTGTGTACTGTACGTTCTTAATAGAAGTTAGACTCAGTGTGTGGCCATGTAGCCAGCACGAGTAGGCTAGCAACCAGTTTCTATACAATACTTTccaatgttaaaataataattattattattattactattattatctaGAGCAGATAGTAATATAAGATttgtaatatatacactgatcagccataaaattaaaaccacctccttgtttctacactcactgtccatttagatctacaattactgactgtggttcatctgtttctctgaatgctttgttagccccctttcaggctgtccttcaatggtcaggacccccacaggaccaccacagagcaggtattatttaggtggtggatcattctcagcactgcagtgacactgacatggtggtggtgtgttagtgtgtgttgtgctggtatgagtggataagacacaatgttgtttttaaacacctcgctgtcactgctggactgagaatagggctgcaacgattagtcgacataatcgataacgtcgactataaCAATTTGTCGACGTGTAATTTCATTGTCGACTAGTCGTTATTGATGCAATGCACTAAAGGAACTGCAGGGAGCGCAGCATCGCTTATGAGgacagagaggcaaagataGAGAGACCGAAACTTTCCAAAGTATTTCAGGAGCATTTCAGCCAAAACAAAccaaagaaacgagctgaacgcagacactacagagcagagttGTGGTTTCACGCCAGCAACACGGTGATGCATGAGCATCTGAAACGCGAGCACCCTTCAGCCGTGATGACCAGCGTTATCCAGGACAGGTAAGGTTTTACACCGCTTCATTCTTGTTCAATTTCATTCTTCTTCTAACCAATGTACTGTAGctaatgtttgttaatgctagagtactTGTCGGAAAACTTCCTAAGAGATCGCTATTTTTTAGGTTTGATAGCTAAGCTTacgcattaagtgcaatagttaatcagtgatttattaggagtaacgttatataacttaacGTTATAGCCTAACGTTATTTTTTGCTCACGTCaatgagagcattcattctaaataataagcctcctccacttaatgatagctagttagctcagcagataattcagttaagatatttaacctgttatggtttagttggcatagccagtacactatttgtaataaactatgatatatagccttcagtttgtgataaataatacagctttctcttttgctctttctattaatagcactaagcaatggagtgtggatgagaagagGTTCATGCTCCCCTCAGATGGTTGaggtcttcacagacagcattcacatgtttctcagcgacatgttataaatgtttttgatttccagagtgataacttctgaaacataacagtttctaatgctgtccaaagctttcttatgtaattgattttttttttattgtgattgtgtattaatgtttcaaatatatttaattaaactatcaagcttgagtttcatattcatgtttcatgggtcattattttaatttgatattggaacttaaataacataacagggttttatgttaaggcagagatggagggtatgacataaataatcgctgactagtcgactaatcgaaaaaaATAATCGTCCGATTAGTCGACTATTAAAATAgtcgttagttgcagccctaactgagaatagtccatcaaccaaaaatatccagccaacagtgcctcatgggcagcatccagcagcaatagatgagcgaccatctctgactttacatctacaaggttgctactactaggtaggagtgtctaataaagtggacagggagtggacacggtatttaaaaactccagcaccattgctgtgtctgatccactcataccaggacaacacacactaacacaccagcaccatgtgattgtctctgcagtgctgataatgatccaccacctgaataatacctgctctgcggctgtcctgtgggggtcctgaccattgaagaacaggataatACCggctaaaaaaaaatctggtaagtggagctgataaaatggacagtgagtgtagaaacaaggaggtggttttaatgttctgggtgattggtgtgtatatatatgaataagatttgtaatacatacatatacacatgtacagtacaaataaattatttttccacatatcctagcttgtttggaagctggggtcagagcacaggctcagccattgtacagcgtccGTGTAGCCAAGAGTGTTAAGGCTTAACAgtggcatggcagagctgagatttaaacccacaaccttctgatttgtAGCCCacggctctacccactaggctaccacggtCATTAAAATTGTGATATACTCTATAAAGAAGTATAAAAACAAAACGTCTCTGATTTAACTCGTCTCATCTTTAATCTGACCCACTTCTTAGGAAACGcgttttaatttttaaacacagtgtaacTTTAATAGCAATCACTGTAATTGTCcaagtaaaatattattttgttaCACTAAGCTTTTTTTATGTTGTGCAATGTGGAATAAGCAAGACATCATCAACAATGGAAAACAAGTCACTGACTGGTAAGTACCAAATATGGATAAGTATTTTAAAGCAGATCTGACCTTGACATAAGTATTTTATAagacacacagaaatacacctGATAAGAGTTTCAccttactgtactgtataatgcTTAACTAGCAATGTCGTTTTGGTAAGCTGTGTGCGGAATAAAGTACTGAATATGTTTGTACTGTATTTTGTCCACACACAATGCTGCTTgatgatgaaaataaatgaactggAAACAACAGGAAATTAATAGGAGACAACACAACTTTAATACCATGTTAAAGTCACTGTTGGCAGTTATAGATTCAAGACATTCACAATTTGGAAAAAACTATTAAATTTTTCTGCCATTAAGATTAAATCcccctttaaaatgtgttttaaagttTGGAGTGAATTTGCAATAGACGTACGCTTAACTGGAAAACAAAATTGGTTAAATActtgctttttatgtaaacacacctaaatCAGGGCCCAAAACAACACCTTAACCTTTTATCGGAAAATCACAAGTTCAAACTTGAGCCTGATTGTGCGGCTAATTATAGAAACATTGGAAAATAAGCCAACTAGTTTTATGCCTCTGGGATACCATTGCCAAAATCTGCAAAACTCTAACATTTCTATCTTTAAATGTTACATAAAGTTGAGGTCAAGAGTTGACATTGGGTCTTAGGATTTTATCAATTTTGGCTACTAATATTTTTCCAATGACTGAGCATCTAGTCTCTGCAAAATGCCAAAAGTTAATCTTTctgaataataaatagtaagCGCTTCATCCTTCTCAGCATCAAGGAGGCGTGTATTTCTGTCTTCTGCCTAGTCCTGGACAGGGCAATAATCTGTCAAGGGCATAATCCAGTAAAACATTCATTTCCTAGAACTTGTGCATGACCTTATGCCAGTGACCAGCAGCCATGcttgaacccaggtctccaggacccTCATGCTGTGTGACACCCACACTACTTGCTGGTTTCTTGGAATACTATGGTATGTGTGCTTGCAAGTGTGCTTGCTAAACCTGTGTGTGATTAAGACAGTATTTTCTTACGCTGAGGTGATGGCCCTGTAGCGCTCCTGtccggctgtgtcccaaatctgaGCTTTCACAGTCTTGCCATCCACCTGGATGCTGCGTGTAGCAAACTCCACTCCAATGGTGCTTTTGCTCTCCAGGTTGAACTCGTTGCGGGTGAAACGAGACAGCAGGTTACTCTTCCCCACGCCGGAGTCTCCGATCAGAACCacttcaaaacaaaacacaggtTTTACATTTTCCATGGAGATCAACTAAGGCAAACTAAGTGTTTATATAGAATTCAAccaatttttgtttgtttcctaaTGCCATGTCAGTTGGTATGGCTAATATCATGTCCGAATAATAGGTTCCGCCTTTAAACAGTCAAAGTGGTAGGTCTATTTGTTTACTTGTGTGGATTTTTTCATATATGGTGATTTTAAGTTCAATTTATTGTAGCTAAgacagtagggatgtaacgatacactctacccacaatgcgattcatgatactgggttcacgatacgatttttttcctgattttttaaactgaaaatgaGGACAAactatgacaaagtttccttttattatttctctttaaaaaataaaataaaatactgtatttgtgattatcttttatttatctaaataatgaatgtccttttatttctgaggtaggtacaaactatgcaaaacaatttagaATTAAGTCCAATTTAGCTGGAAAAACccagaatctggcaaccaggagtatagcgccagtgacgtcaaccaggcgaggtgtatagcgccagagccctctgctgtttatggtgaatatcgattcattttacatgtcaaatcgatttgaatcgttgaacttttgaatcggttattaaccgTCTTGtagtgcatcgttacatccctataagATAGCGTTTTGTTTATGCCGTTTCGCTCACTTGGTcaccaaaaatgaaaaaatctaatACTGAGGTGAACTGCAGATCATGCATGACTTTAACCAAAGCATATAGATGTGCTAAGAGCTACAATATTTGTTTGTAAGTAGGGGTGTTAATGATTAACTGATTAGTTGCTAACCAACAAATAGTCACTGTTCAGCTAATGCTGTatgttaaaatgtcatttaaacttATCTCTCCATCACTTAAGTTTACAGAGAGATAACACTACTTCTGTAGTACACTACTTCTGGGTACAAACGTAAAGAGCGCTACAGTTCTATTAATAATTGAactattacacattaaaataacAAACTAAAGCTTTTTTTGTCAGAATtaagtctgactgcatgttaaactcCCTGACATGCAATTAGAATTTTCTTCTGTACGTCAACCAAAAAGAGCTTCTCTATTATGGATAATAATATTATGGTAGTAACTTTATGATATTTAATTCCATTGATACTAGATTGTGTGGAAGAAGAACAAACTTGCTTCACTTGTAGCAGTGTTACAGCCTCTGTGATTCATCCACCTGACTTGTCTTTTGACATAACATATTCAATATGTAAGTAagtcaataaaacaaaacactgtATCTTGGGGTTAAAACAGCAATTTGTACTGATTTGCTGgtgtaatgta from Trichomycterus rosablanca isolate fTriRos1 chromosome 11, fTriRos1.hap1, whole genome shotgun sequence includes the following:
- the rab11a gene encoding ras-related protein Rab-11A, coding for MGTRDDEYDYLFKVVLIGDSGVGKSNLLSRFTRNEFNLESKSTIGVEFATRSIQVDGKTVKAQIWDTAGQERYRAITSAYYRGAVGALLVYDIAKHLTYENVERWLKELRDHADSNIVIMLVGNKSDLRHLRAVPTDEARAFAEKNGLSFLETSALDSTNVETAFQTILTEIYRIVSQKQMSDRRDNDISPSNNVVSIQRSGSGAFLSEMWHMDASGFMHALPLGFPLPALHSEAFIT